In Symmachiella dynata, the following are encoded in one genomic region:
- a CDS encoding type II secretion system protein GspG codes for MTATTLTGLEQRIRSYHSSHGTLPPDLNSLPLRPEKSNDLSDGWGHPIEYIRESDSLYHIRSLGADGEIDGTGDNSDVVRTVNVEPPQE; via the coding sequence ATGACCGCGACGACTCTCACAGGCCTAGAGCAGAGGATCCGAAGTTATCACAGTAGCCATGGAACTCTGCCGCCGGACCTCAACAGCTTGCCACTTCGACCCGAAAAATCGAACGACCTGAGCGATGGGTGGGGACATCCGATCGAATACATACGCGAGAGCGATTCGTTATACCACATCCGCTCTCTGGGGGCCGACGGTGAAATTGACGGAACTGGAGACAATTCCGACGTCGTAAGAACCGTCAACGTGGAACCTCCCCAGGAATAG
- a CDS encoding SMI1/KNR4 family protein: MSISNAYEKFCTTRFPNITEKDVTYLEDEIGVALPKDYRKYLLEFNGGYFDEPLITPPEKTWPNSWLESMYGIRAPHNFAEIGLLGDILTFDDNVPGSPPVIVPIGNTTKNYLILLDTSPEDNGSIYLRTFTETFQLSFGIEEFFDLLVAADS, encoded by the coding sequence ATGTCAATATCCAACGCATACGAGAAGTTTTGTACAACCCGGTTTCCAAACATCACAGAGAAAGACGTGACATATCTTGAGGACGAGATCGGTGTTGCATTGCCAAAAGATTATCGCAAATACTTGTTAGAGTTTAATGGTGGGTACTTCGATGAACCACTCATTACTCCCCCGGAAAAGACATGGCCAAATAGTTGGCTGGAATCTATGTACGGTATCCGTGCGCCCCACAATTTCGCAGAAATAGGATTGCTAGGAGACATCCTGACGTTTGACGACAATGTCCCAGGCTCTCCACCTGTTATTGTGCCAATTGGAAACACAACAAAGAACTATCTAATTTTGCTGGATACTAGTCCTGAGGACAATGGGTCGATCTATCTGCGCACCTTCACGGAGACCTTCCAGCTTTCTTTTGGCATTGAGGAGTTTTTTGACTTACTCGTTGCCGCTGACTCTTAG
- a CDS encoding SulP family inorganic anion transporter yields MLQFFSKHTASVKDDILSGLTVALALVPEAVAFAFVAGIPPTVGLYSAFFIGLVTSLAGGRPGMISGATGAMAVVVVSLVALHGIEYLFPAVILCGLLQVTVGVLRLGKLIRLVPHSVMLGFVNGLAIVIGLAQLGSFKTLGTDGAMTYLQGAPLMIMIGLVVLTMAMIVLLPKLTKAVPSSLAAIVVVSMISVGINQYAPQDWLPTGQTHAVQTVDDLMMNNLKAKAVHEAAVEVHSQNATVADVDAHAVAPLSVLSPEQVEATIASVKPTAEPLPMLFFLDSRYVLAPMTWETLIIILPFSLILAGVGLIESLMTLTLIDEITDTRGYGNRECIGQGAANIVCGLFGGMGGCAMIGQSLINVNSGGRGRLSGVVAAIGLMTMVVVLKPVISLVPMAALVGVMFMVVIGTFEWSTLHTWNRIPKSDVLVMVLVAGYTVLFHNLAIAVLLGIVVQALIFAWHHATHLMADIHFEDDKKVYQLHGPLFFASVTSLREIVDPASDPDVVAIDFYFSRVYDQSAMEAIHKLAERYRQENKCLLLRNLNADCKRMIEKAGNLAEVEISEDRHYHITEII; encoded by the coding sequence ATGTTACAGTTTTTTTCGAAGCACACTGCTTCGGTCAAGGATGATATTTTATCGGGTTTGACGGTTGCGTTGGCATTAGTCCCCGAAGCTGTCGCGTTCGCCTTTGTTGCTGGAATTCCCCCAACCGTGGGATTGTATTCCGCTTTCTTCATCGGCTTGGTTACTTCATTGGCCGGCGGGCGGCCGGGAATGATTTCCGGAGCCACGGGAGCGATGGCAGTCGTGGTTGTCTCGCTTGTCGCCCTGCATGGCATCGAATACCTGTTTCCCGCTGTCATTCTCTGCGGATTGTTGCAGGTTACTGTTGGAGTGCTCCGCCTAGGAAAACTGATTCGGCTCGTCCCGCATTCAGTCATGTTGGGCTTCGTCAATGGTTTAGCGATTGTGATTGGTCTCGCTCAACTCGGTAGTTTCAAGACACTGGGCACCGACGGGGCGATGACGTATCTGCAAGGCGCACCCTTGATGATCATGATCGGGCTCGTGGTCTTGACGATGGCAATGATCGTCTTGCTCCCCAAATTGACCAAGGCAGTCCCCAGTTCATTGGCTGCCATTGTGGTCGTCTCTATGATTTCCGTCGGCATCAATCAATACGCGCCGCAAGACTGGTTGCCCACCGGACAGACCCATGCGGTTCAGACGGTTGACGACCTGATGATGAACAATTTGAAGGCGAAAGCCGTTCATGAGGCTGCGGTGGAAGTCCACAGCCAAAACGCGACTGTTGCTGACGTGGACGCGCACGCGGTTGCTCCCCTGTCGGTTTTGAGCCCTGAGCAGGTTGAGGCGACGATTGCATCGGTCAAGCCCACAGCAGAGCCGTTGCCGATGTTGTTTTTTCTCGATTCTCGCTATGTGCTTGCTCCCATGACATGGGAAACACTCATTATCATCCTGCCATTTTCGCTGATTCTGGCCGGGGTGGGGTTGATCGAATCGTTGATGACGCTCACCTTGATCGATGAAATCACTGACACGCGCGGCTATGGAAATCGCGAATGCATCGGGCAGGGCGCCGCTAATATCGTCTGTGGACTGTTTGGCGGCATGGGAGGCTGTGCGATGATTGGTCAATCTTTGATCAACGTCAATTCCGGGGGCCGCGGTCGGTTGTCCGGTGTTGTGGCTGCAATCGGCTTGATGACGATGGTCGTGGTTTTGAAACCGGTGATCTCCCTGGTGCCCATGGCAGCCCTCGTGGGCGTGATGTTTATGGTCGTGATTGGCACGTTTGAATGGAGTACGCTGCACACCTGGAATCGGATTCCCAAAAGCGATGTGCTGGTCATGGTGCTCGTGGCGGGCTACACGGTCCTGTTTCACAACTTGGCGATTGCCGTGTTACTGGGGATTGTCGTGCAAGCACTCATTTTTGCCTGGCATCATGCGACGCACTTGATGGCTGATATTCACTTTGAAGATGACAAAAAAGTCTACCAACTGCACGGTCCGCTCTTCTTCGCCTCGGTCACCAGCCTCCGCGAAATCGTCGATCCAGCGAGCGACCCCGATGTGGTCGCCATCGATTTCTACTTCTCACGCGTTTACGATCAGTCTGCGATGGAAGCCATCCACAAGCTGGCTGAACGCTATCGCCAGGAAAACAAATGTCTGCTGCTGCGGAATCTGAATGCTGATTGCAAACGCATGATTGAAAAAGCAGGCAATCTGGCAGAAGTTGAGATTTCAGAAGACCGTCACTATCACATCACCGAGATTATCTGA
- a CDS encoding CoA-transferase subunit beta yields MTTKTYTPIEQMICTAAGLLEDGALVVVGTGAPCAAAMLAQLTTAPKLALMFEAGGVGPRLPRMPISVGDSRTFYQGLMATSMADIMETCQRGMVDYTFLGGAQIDRYGNLNSTVIGDYDTPAVRLPGSGGANDLGSLCRKTLVITPHDPRRFVERVDYVTTAGYLDGPGAREAAGLPPGTGPHKVITDLAILGFHPDTKRMQVESLHPGVTLEAVRSRTSFDIDVADQLATTALPTSDQLDALRKQVDPHGYIIGRSL; encoded by the coding sequence ATGACCACAAAAACCTACACACCCATCGAACAAATGATCTGCACAGCGGCTGGATTGCTCGAAGATGGTGCCTTAGTGGTTGTGGGGACTGGAGCGCCGTGTGCGGCGGCGATGCTGGCGCAATTGACGACCGCTCCCAAATTGGCGTTGATGTTCGAAGCGGGGGGCGTTGGGCCGCGATTGCCGCGGATGCCGATCAGCGTGGGGGATTCTCGCACGTTTTATCAAGGTCTGATGGCAACCAGCATGGCGGACATTATGGAGACCTGCCAACGGGGGATGGTCGACTATACGTTTTTGGGCGGCGCGCAGATCGACCGTTACGGCAATCTCAATTCCACCGTCATCGGCGATTACGATACGCCGGCGGTACGGTTGCCGGGCAGCGGCGGCGCCAATGATCTTGGTTCGCTGTGCCGCAAAACGTTGGTGATTACGCCGCACGATCCTCGACGATTCGTGGAGCGAGTCGATTATGTGACGACTGCCGGTTACCTCGACGGCCCGGGAGCCCGCGAAGCGGCCGGACTGCCACCGGGGACCGGGCCGCACAAAGTCATCACCGACTTGGCCATCCTCGGTTTTCACCCGGACACAAAGCGGATGCAAGTCGAATCGCTGCACCCAGGGGTGACTTTAGAGGCGGTCCGCAGCAGAACGTCGTTTGATATCGATGTTGCTGATCAACTGGCAACGACTGCTCTGCCTACGAGCGATCAACTCGACGCTTTGCGGAAACAGGTGGATCCGCACGGATATATCATCGGTCGCTCGCTCTGA
- a CDS encoding GxxExxY protein — protein sequence MMENKITALVVDAAVCVHSTLGPGLFEVVYEACLEHELKKRGLTVQRQVPISVVYDSMRLENAFVADLIVNDKVIVELKSIETLSPVHKKQLLTYLKLTDKRLGLLLNFGAPLMKDGIVRLANDLKD from the coding sequence ATGATGGAGAACAAGATTACTGCGTTGGTTGTTGATGCGGCGGTTTGCGTACATTCGACTCTGGGCCCGGGACTTTTTGAGGTCGTTTACGAAGCGTGTCTAGAGCATGAGCTGAAAAAACGCGGGTTAACCGTACAGCGACAGGTGCCGATTAGCGTTGTTTATGATTCAATGCGTCTGGAAAATGCCTTTGTGGCCGACCTCATTGTCAACGACAAAGTCATTGTGGAATTGAAATCCATAGAAACGCTCAGTCCGGTCCACAAAAAACAATTACTGACCTACCTTAAACTCACGGACAAACGCCTTGGCCTCCTCTTAAACTTCGGTGCCCCACTAATGAAAGACGGCATTGTCCGCCTCGCAAACGATCTCAAGGATTAA
- a CDS encoding cyclase family protein, which translates to MIDLSVPLEHNASSEPLPAQIHYVDHAGEGLAQMQQFFGIQPEDLVYSEGQGWAVEQVQAITHTGTHVDAPYHYGAKSAGQPARTIDDVPLEWCFGPGVVLDVRNVPAGEEITVEYLKAELERIDYTIKPLDIVMLRTDADKRIDSAAYFQQPGLGRKGVLWLVEQGVRVIGIDAYTLDRPFADMVADYKKTGDGRHIWPAHFAGITAEYCQIEKLANLDQLPQPHGFYVSCLPIKIKAASAGWCRAVALVPS; encoded by the coding sequence ATGATCGACCTCAGTGTCCCTTTGGAACACAACGCCTCGAGCGAACCGTTGCCGGCGCAGATTCACTATGTCGATCATGCGGGCGAGGGCTTGGCGCAGATGCAGCAGTTCTTCGGCATCCAACCAGAGGACCTCGTCTATTCCGAGGGGCAGGGCTGGGCCGTGGAACAGGTGCAGGCCATCACTCATACCGGAACGCACGTCGATGCCCCCTATCACTACGGCGCAAAATCGGCAGGCCAACCGGCGCGGACGATCGACGATGTCCCGCTTGAGTGGTGTTTCGGCCCCGGAGTCGTTCTTGACGTGCGCAATGTGCCCGCAGGTGAAGAGATTACCGTCGAATATTTAAAAGCAGAGCTGGAGCGAATTGATTACACAATCAAGCCGCTGGATATCGTGATGCTTCGCACCGATGCGGACAAACGGATCGACTCAGCTGCCTATTTCCAGCAACCCGGTTTGGGACGCAAGGGAGTGCTCTGGTTGGTGGAGCAGGGGGTACGGGTGATCGGTATCGACGCCTACACACTCGACCGTCCTTTTGCCGACATGGTCGCAGACTACAAAAAAACGGGCGACGGCCGACACATCTGGCCAGCGCATTTCGCCGGCATTACCGCGGAATATTGCCAAATCGAAAAACTGGCCAATCTCGATCAACTCCCCCAGCCGCACGGGTTCTACGTCTCCTGCCTCCCCATAAAAATCAAAGCCGCCAGCGCCGGCTGGTGCCGCGCCGTGGCGTTGGTGCCTTCGTAA
- a CDS encoding PhoH family protein — MTETTISFLDPSQILVLFGARDQHLRRVRESTGVEVTVQGDEIHLKGTEEQIRRGLATFGELREIIATKGHLDASDVSEVLGETNGDSEKHEEIDLLEQARSVVPRTKGQADYITAIRDHDVVFCTGPAGCGKTYLAVAMAVNALRQELVRKIVLVRPAVEAGERLGFLPGDMLAKVNPYLRPLLDALNDILSFDQVTRYLERDVIEIVPLAFMRGRTLNDTFIILDEGQNTTATQMKMFLTRMGMESKIVVTGDTTQTDLPDHVQSGMADATKRLSTIEGVKTVRLTGRDIVRHPLVREIVKAYDAEAKNNRSRRGR; from the coding sequence ATGACCGAAACGACCATATCGTTTCTCGATCCGAGCCAAATACTGGTTTTGTTCGGAGCGCGCGATCAACACCTCCGCCGTGTGCGGGAATCGACCGGCGTCGAGGTGACCGTTCAAGGGGATGAAATCCATCTCAAGGGAACCGAAGAGCAGATCCGTCGAGGTCTCGCGACTTTTGGGGAACTGCGGGAAATCATCGCGACTAAGGGCCACTTGGACGCCTCGGATGTTTCCGAAGTTCTTGGCGAAACCAACGGGGACTCGGAAAAACACGAAGAGATCGACCTGCTTGAGCAGGCACGCAGCGTCGTCCCCCGAACCAAAGGGCAGGCGGACTACATCACTGCGATTCGTGACCACGACGTCGTGTTTTGTACCGGCCCGGCTGGTTGCGGCAAGACCTATCTTGCAGTGGCCATGGCTGTGAACGCGCTTCGCCAGGAGTTGGTGCGAAAAATCGTCTTGGTCCGGCCGGCTGTCGAAGCGGGTGAACGGCTCGGTTTTCTGCCGGGCGATATGTTGGCCAAGGTCAATCCTTATCTGCGTCCATTGCTGGATGCACTCAATGATATTTTGAGTTTTGATCAGGTCACGCGGTATTTGGAACGAGATGTGATTGAGATTGTGCCCTTAGCATTTATGCGAGGCCGGACGCTCAACGATACGTTTATTATCTTGGACGAAGGACAGAATACGACCGCGACGCAGATGAAAATGTTTTTGACGCGAATGGGAATGGAGTCAAAAATCGTGGTCACAGGGGACACGACCCAAACGGATCTCCCCGATCACGTGCAAAGTGGCATGGCGGATGCCACCAAACGGTTATCGACGATTGAGGGTGTTAAGACGGTGCGTCTGACAGGACGCGATATTGTCCGGCATCCATTGGTACGAGAGATAGTGAAGGCCTACGATGCGGAAGCAAAAAACAACCGATCTCGCCGCGGGCGATGA
- a CDS encoding HD family phosphohydrolase yields MFLFGNKRARTQKSAELRSVSWLHSFSNRYVVAKLVACFVALLVLMVAVKAWETPFPYRLGQRPAVGVIAQTDFRKVNPSATRRAKEEAADAVPYVFVSDSAPLRELPSQLRAQLRQLAEAPSVEATTPELRSAFQLVIPEGTAEADIPAQQELLVERFGRLKNAVATAESLNILISEFAEFLLPLEDSGLLVGSLPDDVPAPSDRITIIFPNHTRRDVEVAAIELRAVLATDGSLGSRWSHFPALVPLREMLSNWIRSRPPAALQFIRYDPDLTREAKRKRQEETLDVFDPYIKGRELVLPGDVIDEEKLSLLQTENAALEAQATVSDRGIRIATVIALLLVVGGLNGYYLAKNEPVLVGSLGRLSVYLALIVGTIAASRLLSFDPWRMQVVPLLAAVMILAIAYNQVLAIITAFSLGLILTLSTGAGVDQFVIFTSVCAVSVILLPSVNSRSTLIIVGLWAGITYLLVSTGMGVLSNHLATNPWMESEFWWDGLRGFAWCLVAGFLVAGSLPFIESMFGIVTNISLLELSDVSHPLLQELVRRAPGTYNHSISVATIGETAAESIGANGRLVRVGAYFHDVGKMLKPQYFIENMMLGAESRHDHLAPAMSTLIIIGHVKDGVDLARQHNLPKSLIDFIEQHHGTTLVEYFYRAATKQAGEHPENKTEVEESSFRYPGPKPQSRELGVMMLSDAVESASRTLSEPTPARIESLVHDITMKRLLDGQFEECGLTLSEINRIEESLVKSLTAIYHGRIKYPEQKTA; encoded by the coding sequence ATGTTTTTATTCGGCAATAAGCGCGCGCGGACGCAAAAGTCAGCGGAATTGCGATCGGTGTCTTGGCTGCATAGCTTTTCCAACCGCTATGTCGTGGCCAAACTCGTCGCCTGTTTCGTGGCGCTGCTGGTATTGATGGTTGCTGTCAAAGCTTGGGAGACGCCGTTTCCCTATCGCTTGGGCCAGCGGCCTGCTGTCGGTGTGATTGCGCAGACGGACTTTAGAAAGGTCAATCCCTCAGCAACGCGTCGCGCCAAAGAAGAGGCAGCCGACGCGGTTCCCTACGTGTTCGTCAGCGATTCCGCTCCCCTGCGCGAACTGCCTAGCCAACTGCGTGCCCAACTGCGGCAACTCGCCGAAGCCCCCTCGGTCGAGGCGACGACGCCGGAATTGCGTTCGGCATTTCAATTGGTCATCCCGGAAGGGACTGCCGAAGCCGATATTCCCGCACAGCAAGAGCTACTGGTCGAGCGTTTTGGGCGTTTGAAAAATGCAGTCGCCACGGCCGAAAGCCTCAACATTCTGATCAGTGAATTCGCGGAATTTCTGTTGCCGCTGGAAGACTCCGGCCTACTTGTCGGCAGCTTGCCCGACGATGTTCCCGCGCCTAGTGACCGGATTACGATTATCTTTCCCAACCACACCCGCCGCGACGTTGAAGTGGCGGCGATTGAGTTGCGCGCCGTATTGGCAACCGACGGTAGCCTGGGCAGTCGCTGGTCGCATTTTCCCGCGCTCGTTCCATTACGTGAAATGCTGTCCAATTGGATCCGCAGCCGTCCTCCTGCGGCCCTGCAATTCATCAGATACGACCCGGACTTGACGCGCGAAGCAAAAAGAAAACGACAAGAGGAAACGCTGGATGTTTTCGACCCCTATATCAAAGGTCGCGAATTGGTCTTGCCCGGTGACGTGATCGATGAAGAAAAACTAAGCCTATTGCAAACGGAAAACGCTGCACTAGAAGCACAGGCGACTGTGAGCGACCGTGGAATTCGTATTGCGACCGTGATTGCCTTGTTGTTGGTTGTGGGGGGGCTCAACGGCTACTACTTGGCCAAAAACGAACCGGTTTTGGTCGGGAGTCTGGGCCGGTTGAGCGTCTACTTGGCACTGATTGTCGGGACAATTGCCGCTTCGCGTTTGTTGTCGTTCGATCCGTGGCGCATGCAAGTCGTACCGTTGCTGGCTGCCGTGATGATCTTGGCAATCGCATATAACCAAGTGCTCGCGATTATTACAGCGTTTTCGCTGGGACTGATCCTCACACTGTCCACCGGAGCGGGTGTGGATCAATTTGTGATCTTCACCAGCGTCTGTGCGGTGTCGGTCATCTTGTTGCCGAGCGTTAACTCACGCTCCACGTTGATTATCGTTGGCTTGTGGGCCGGGATCACCTATCTGTTGGTATCGACCGGCATGGGGGTTTTGAGCAACCATCTCGCGACCAATCCGTGGATGGAATCGGAATTCTGGTGGGATGGCCTGCGTGGGTTCGCTTGGTGCTTGGTCGCCGGTTTTCTCGTCGCAGGAAGCCTGCCGTTTATTGAATCGATGTTTGGCATTGTCACCAACATTAGTTTGCTGGAATTAAGCGACGTATCGCACCCACTGTTGCAAGAATTAGTCCGCCGTGCCCCGGGGACCTACAACCATTCGATTTCCGTGGCGACGATCGGTGAAACGGCCGCTGAAAGTATTGGAGCCAACGGACGCTTGGTGCGGGTGGGTGCCTATTTCCACGATGTGGGGAAAATGCTCAAACCGCAATATTTCATCGAGAACATGATGCTGGGTGCGGAATCACGGCACGATCATCTGGCCCCGGCGATGAGCACGTTGATCATCATCGGCCATGTGAAGGACGGGGTTGATTTGGCTCGGCAACACAATTTGCCCAAATCGTTGATTGATTTCATCGAGCAACATCACGGCACGACGTTGGTGGAATATTTTTATCGCGCAGCGACCAAACAAGCGGGGGAACATCCCGAAAATAAAACAGAAGTGGAAGAGTCCTCGTTTCGTTATCCCGGCCCCAAACCTCAGTCGCGTGAATTGGGAGTGATGATGCTCTCCGATGCTGTGGAAAGCGCCAGCCGGACACTCAGCGAACCGACACCGGCCCGCATCGAAAGCTTGGTTCACGACATCACGATGAAGCGTCTCTTGGACGGGCAATTCGAGGAATGTGGGCTGACGTTGAGCGAAATCAATCGTATTGAAGAATCATTGGTAAAATCACTCACGGCCATCTATCATGGCCGCATCAAATACCCCGAACAGAAGACTGCATAA
- the ybeY gene encoding rRNA maturation RNase YbeY — protein sequence MSAYENPAYEIDVANSQSCWTVDEEFLREAVQRTLALEEVRAAEISVAVIDNDKIQELNRQFLEHDYATDVLSFLLECDGELADDGTTAPPLGRGKTLSGEVIISAEMAADRAAEFGWEADKELLLYLVHGLLHLCGYDDHTDEQRTLMRSRERAVLSQWNIVPRDEVDLSRSDS from the coding sequence TTGTCTGCTTACGAAAATCCCGCCTACGAAATTGATGTCGCCAACTCCCAAAGTTGTTGGACGGTCGACGAGGAGTTCCTTCGAGAAGCCGTGCAAAGAACGTTGGCATTGGAAGAAGTCCGCGCCGCCGAGATTAGCGTTGCTGTCATCGACAATGACAAAATCCAAGAACTGAACCGGCAATTCCTAGAACACGACTATGCCACCGACGTGTTGAGTTTTCTACTGGAGTGCGACGGTGAGTTGGCCGACGATGGCACGACTGCCCCTCCGCTGGGACGGGGTAAAACCCTCAGCGGCGAGGTGATCATTAGTGCCGAGATGGCCGCCGACCGCGCTGCGGAGTTTGGCTGGGAAGCGGACAAAGAGTTGTTGCTGTATCTCGTCCATGGATTGCTACACCTTTGTGGCTATGATGATCACACCGACGAGCAACGGACGCTCATGCGGTCACGGGAGCGTGCGGTGCTTAGCCAATGGAACATCGTACCCCGCGACGAGGTCGATTTATCGAGGAGCGATTCTTGA
- a CDS encoding hemolysin family protein has product MIPLLFTGISIALLFFSALAAYSFSDFSRRRLEEICRRRGLNDRFGMILRHYEQAVLGWQLVSLLSFVAALISGARSCGFSLSDTGDWTLADVGSAVLLGGTLFFSAVIFPWAISRVAGESFICFTWSMTRGLLLLFKPVIWLTGWVDTIVHRLAGRQEPENGDATNITEEILTVVDEGQREGVLELEAGTMIHRVMELQEADVADIMVPRTDMTCIHVESPLQAAREKLLEAGHSRVPIIGESPDDIIGVLYAKDLLNFLNSDGNSTAELRDIVRQPFYVPESTGIDTLLQMMKTQRVHLAIVLDEYGGVAGLATMEDILEEIVGEIVDEFDSAETEPFRQISEAVTEVDARVHVDDVNERLKLALPDDRDYDTIGGFAFSVLGHIPTAGESFAWEQAQFTILEADKRKIVRLQIEIEPSVAAEADAG; this is encoded by the coding sequence ATGATTCCGCTGCTGTTCACGGGAATTTCGATCGCGCTCTTATTTTTCAGCGCATTGGCAGCTTATAGCTTTTCCGATTTTTCCCGCCGCCGGTTAGAAGAAATCTGCCGTCGCCGCGGTCTAAACGACCGGTTCGGCATGATCCTCCGCCATTACGAGCAAGCCGTATTGGGCTGGCAGTTGGTCTCGCTGCTCAGTTTTGTCGCTGCGCTGATCAGCGGCGCCCGAAGTTGCGGGTTTTCGCTTTCCGACACAGGTGACTGGACTCTCGCCGATGTCGGGAGTGCTGTACTGCTGGGCGGTACGTTGTTCTTCTCAGCCGTAATCTTCCCCTGGGCGATATCGCGCGTGGCGGGTGAGTCGTTCATCTGTTTCACGTGGTCTATGACGCGTGGACTGCTGTTGCTTTTCAAACCCGTTATTTGGCTGACCGGCTGGGTCGATACGATCGTGCACCGGTTGGCGGGGCGGCAGGAACCGGAAAACGGCGATGCGACGAACATCACCGAAGAGATTCTAACGGTCGTCGACGAAGGGCAGCGCGAAGGAGTCTTGGAGTTAGAAGCCGGGACGATGATCCATCGCGTGATGGAGTTGCAAGAAGCGGATGTCGCCGACATCATGGTTCCGCGCACCGACATGACCTGCATTCACGTGGAGTCTCCACTGCAAGCTGCGCGGGAAAAACTGCTCGAAGCGGGACATTCCCGCGTGCCGATTATCGGAGAAAGTCCCGACGATATTATTGGTGTGCTGTATGCCAAGGATCTACTCAACTTTCTGAATTCTGACGGCAACTCAACGGCCGAATTACGAGACATCGTGCGGCAGCCGTTTTATGTTCCCGAAAGCACCGGCATCGACACACTATTGCAAATGATGAAAACCCAACGGGTGCATTTGGCGATCGTGCTGGATGAATATGGCGGCGTCGCTGGTTTGGCCACCATGGAGGATATTCTGGAAGAGATCGTCGGCGAAATCGTCGATGAGTTCGACAGCGCGGAAACCGAGCCGTTTCGCCAGATTTCTGAGGCGGTCACCGAAGTCGACGCTCGCGTACATGTTGATGATGTCAATGAGCGGTTGAAGCTCGCCCTGCCCGATGATCGCGATTACGACACGATCGGCGGCTTCGCATTCTCCGTGCTGGGGCACATTCCCACCGCCGGCGAATCATTCGCGTGGGAACAGGCGCAGTTCACGATTCTGGAAGCGGACAAACGCAAAATTGTCCGACTACAGATTGAAATCGAACCATCCGTCGCCGCTGAGGCAGACGCCGGCTGA
- the dusB gene encoding tRNA dihydrouridine synthase DusB — MPQTFTHPQPPTRPPLKYGDLELPSRFLLSPLAGYTNLPFRRIVREIGGLGLGTTDLVNARGLLAGNAKTRDLIATCEEDSPFAVQIFGSEIPAMTEAAQFLEARGVDSIDINMGCPVHRITKGGAGSAMMRQADETVQLVEAVVKSVAIPVSVKMRLGWDDQSITAPEFARAFEQVGVVAIAIHGRTREQGFSGQVSREGIRQVVEAVQSIPVVGNGDIRNVADAATMFDETGCDAISVGRGALANPWIFRQLVQWEQTGQYAPAGNFEDRMQLLKRQFGYLVEQRGLERAISSFRKMGHWYLKSMNVRAVLRNDFQQARTGEALQAALDRISEAGPAVGTKTGELPAYHIPVPSGPIANW, encoded by the coding sequence ATGCCACAGACATTCACTCATCCCCAGCCACCGACGCGTCCCCCGCTGAAGTACGGTGATTTGGAATTGCCGTCGCGGTTTTTGCTGTCTCCCTTGGCCGGTTATACCAATCTGCCGTTTCGTCGCATTGTGCGAGAAATCGGCGGCCTTGGTTTGGGGACGACCGATTTGGTCAATGCGCGGGGCTTGTTGGCCGGGAATGCCAAAACGCGCGACCTGATCGCGACCTGCGAAGAGGATTCGCCGTTTGCCGTGCAAATCTTCGGCAGCGAGATTCCTGCCATGACAGAAGCAGCGCAGTTTCTCGAAGCCCGCGGTGTCGATTCGATTGACATCAACATGGGCTGCCCGGTGCATCGGATCACCAAAGGGGGCGCCGGTTCGGCCATGATGCGACAGGCCGATGAAACCGTGCAACTGGTCGAAGCCGTCGTCAAATCGGTCGCGATTCCCGTATCGGTCAAGATGCGGCTGGGCTGGGATGACCAAAGCATCACCGCTCCGGAGTTTGCCCGCGCTTTCGAACAGGTGGGCGTGGTCGCCATTGCAATCCATGGACGCACGCGGGAACAAGGTTTCAGCGGCCAAGTCAGCCGCGAGGGGATTCGGCAGGTAGTCGAAGCCGTGCAATCGATTCCGGTGGTTGGGAACGGAGACATTCGAAATGTGGCCGATGCGGCGACAATGTTCGACGAGACCGGCTGCGATGCCATTTCGGTCGGGCGCGGCGCGTTGGCCAATCCTTGGATCTTTCGACAATTGGTCCAATGGGAACAGACCGGGCAATACGCGCCTGCCGGCAACTTCGAAGACCGTATGCAATTGCTCAAACGGCAGTTCGGTTATCTTGTCGAGCAGCGTGGTTTGGAACGAGCGATTTCATCGTTTCGGAAAATGGGGCATTGGTATTTAAAATCAATGAACGTACGAGCGGTGCTGCGCAACGATTTCCAACAAGCCCGTACCGGGGAAGCACTGCAGGCGGCTTTGGATCGTATTTCTGAAGCGGGGCCGGCGGTTGGGACAAAAACCGGCGAACTTCCCGCGTACCACATTCCCGTCCCTAGCGGGCCCATTGCGAATTGGTAG